In one window of Aquipuribacter hungaricus DNA:
- a CDS encoding flagellin yields the protein MGLQINNNIAAFNSYRNLSVNQGQMEKSLEKLSSGFRINRAADDAAGLAISEGLRSQVGGLKQAVRNAQDGISVVQTAEGALTEVHAILQRVRDLTVQASNTGSVNEEARGYIGTEITQLSEALTDIASRTEFNGTKLLNTAAAATPLVFQTGSNEGETVSVTLTDVSAVATAVATVGTNVAAAGYDPTAATDLSALDTQISTVSEARATLGASQNRFESTIKSLNVAVENLSASESRIRDTDMALEMVNFSKNQILSQAGTAMLAQAKDAPQGVLQLLR from the coding sequence ATGGGTCTTCAGATCAACAACAACATCGCGGCGTTCAACTCCTACCGCAACCTGTCCGTCAACCAGGGCCAGATGGAGAAGTCGCTGGAGAAGCTGTCCAGCGGGTTCCGCATCAACCGCGCTGCGGACGACGCGGCCGGCCTGGCCATCTCCGAGGGCCTGCGCTCGCAGGTCGGTGGCCTCAAGCAGGCCGTCCGCAACGCCCAGGACGGCATCTCCGTCGTCCAGACCGCGGAAGGCGCCCTCACCGAGGTCCACGCCATCCTGCAGCGCGTCCGCGACCTGACCGTCCAGGCCAGCAACACCGGCTCGGTCAACGAGGAGGCCCGCGGCTACATCGGCACCGAGATCACGCAGCTGAGCGAGGCCCTCACGGACATCGCCAGCCGCACCGAGTTCAACGGCACCAAGCTGCTCAACACGGCGGCCGCTGCCACCCCGCTGGTCTTCCAGACCGGCTCCAACGAGGGCGAGACCGTGTCGGTCACCCTCACCGACGTGTCCGCGGTCGCCACCGCGGTCGCCACCGTCGGCACCAACGTCGCCGCTGCCGGGTACGACCCCACCGCGGCGACCGACCTGTCGGCCCTCGACACGCAGATCTCCACCGTGTCCGAGGCCCGCGCCACCCTCGGTGCCTCGCAGAACCGCTTCGAGTCCACCATCAAGTCGCTCAACGTCGCGGTCGAGAACCTGTCCGCGTCCGAGAGCCGCATCCGCGACACCGACATGGCCCTCGAGATGGTCAACTTCTCGAAGAACCAGATCCTGTCGCAGGCCGGCACCGCGATGCTCGCGCAGGCCAAGGACGCCCCCCAGGGTGTCCTGCAGCTCCTCCGCTGA
- a CDS encoding sigma-70 family RNA polymerase sigma factor gives MQNLLSPFAARDANRPRGARPHAGRADAAVDALVLANLPLVGHCVGELVGRLPGHVDRDDLAGAGVEGLLQAARSWREETGVPFSAHARTRIRGAIVDELRGADWASRGARSRARQAAETTERLTTALGRVPSTDEVADAMGVAPDQVHKVRAETHRTYLSSLEEARSGADGTGTVADSVRDPGLSPEDHVVLAEHLGRLRRAVDLLPERVREAVRGHYLEEEPMAAIAARLGVTESRVSQLRAEGVALLRDVLSEPDDAAVPAPRRPSRRDAAYAAAVAAAADSRTSIGVGAAVLGGFARGSYAQAAPTG, from the coding sequence GTGCAGAACCTGCTGAGCCCCTTCGCCGCCCGGGACGCCAACCGTCCCCGCGGCGCCCGTCCCCACGCGGGACGAGCCGACGCCGCCGTCGACGCCCTCGTCCTGGCGAACCTGCCCCTGGTCGGCCACTGCGTGGGCGAGCTGGTCGGGCGGCTGCCCGGCCACGTCGACCGTGACGACCTGGCCGGCGCCGGCGTCGAGGGCCTGCTGCAGGCCGCCCGCTCGTGGCGCGAGGAGACCGGCGTCCCGTTCTCCGCCCACGCCCGCACCCGGATCCGCGGCGCCATCGTCGACGAGCTGCGCGGCGCCGACTGGGCCTCGCGCGGGGCCCGTTCACGTGCCCGCCAGGCCGCCGAGACCACCGAGCGCCTCACCACCGCGCTGGGCCGGGTGCCCAGCACCGACGAGGTGGCCGACGCCATGGGTGTCGCCCCCGACCAGGTGCACAAGGTCAGGGCCGAGACGCACCGCACCTACCTCAGCAGCCTGGAGGAGGCGCGCAGCGGGGCCGACGGCACCGGCACCGTCGCGGACTCCGTCCGGGACCCGGGCCTGTCGCCGGAGGACCACGTCGTCCTCGCCGAGCACCTCGGCCGGCTGCGCCGGGCCGTGGACCTGCTGCCGGAGCGCGTCCGGGAGGCCGTGCGCGGCCACTACCTGGAGGAGGAGCCCATGGCCGCCATCGCGGCGCGCCTGGGCGTCACCGAGTCCCGCGTCTCCCAGCTGCGCGCCGAGGGCGTGGCCCTGCTGCGCGACGTGCTGTCCGAGCCGGACGACGCCGCCGTGCCCGCCCCCCGCCGGCCCAGCCGGCGCGACGCCGCCTACGCCGCCGCGGTCGCCGCGGCGGCGGACTCCCGCACGTCCATCGGGGTCGGCGCCGCCGTCCTCGGTGGCTTCGCCCGGGGCTCGTACGCCCAGGCTGCTCCGACCGGGTGA
- the flgN gene encoding flagellar export chaperone FlgN, with protein MAIADFCRILWRERELLELLLFKLEEEQLVLSSGRARWLAHATREVEAVLEQIRDSERVRTLETDVVAMELGLGPGPSLAAVARSAPEPWSEMLLSHREAFLTLTAEITELAQANRRLLHEGMVSLSEALASVEEPVATYGPDAHRSLPRQSAGRLVDEAL; from the coding sequence GTGGCCATCGCCGACTTCTGCCGCATCCTGTGGCGCGAGCGCGAGCTGCTCGAGCTGCTCCTGTTCAAGCTCGAGGAGGAGCAGCTCGTGCTGTCCTCCGGCCGTGCCCGCTGGCTGGCCCACGCCACCCGCGAGGTCGAGGCCGTGCTGGAGCAGATCCGCGACTCCGAGCGCGTCCGCACCCTGGAGACCGACGTCGTCGCCATGGAGCTGGGCCTCGGCCCCGGTCCGTCGCTGGCCGCGGTCGCCCGGTCGGCCCCCGAGCCGTGGTCGGAGATGCTGCTGAGCCACCGGGAGGCGTTCCTCACCCTCACCGCGGAGATCACCGAGCTCGCCCAGGCCAACCGCCGCCTGCTCCACGAGGGCATGGTCTCGCTCAGCGAGGCCCTGGCCAGCGTGGAGGAGCCCGTCGCGACCTACGGTCCCGACGCCCACCGATCCCTCCCCCGGCAGAGCGCCGGCCGACTCGTGGACGAGGCACTCTGA
- the flgK gene encoding flagellar hook-associated protein FlgK, protein MSTFSGLTTALSGIVAQRYGLDTTGANVANANTPGYSRQRVNLEATNPTSTGTALFSRWDGPGTGVQATDVQRVSDELVTARVRQERSTAEFMSVDKAAWARLEVALGEPGDTGLADRLSKLWKSFQDLTNNPESTAARTQVVQAGAGVTDTLGQVATGVAQAWTDSRAGLDLLVQEVNGTAAAVADLNRTIRDASASGAAPNELLDQRDLLVQRLSELTGGTVRTGEQGTLDVFVGGTAVVRGERATALGVAPTSAGTVAGVQAGGTVGLTGEGGTGIDVPGGKIGATLVALRSTWPGVMASLDATAADLAGRVNTVHAAGKGLDGVSGRDFFTGTTAMGLAVALTDPAHVAAARTTAGALDGGHADALAGIGRGPASPDAGWRAFVSDVGAQSQAATRRSGAQAVVVSDVMAAREAVSGVDIDEELTNMVMFQRAYEGAARMLTAVDQALDTLINRTGLVGR, encoded by the coding sequence ATGTCGACCTTCTCCGGCCTGACCACCGCCCTGTCCGGGATCGTGGCCCAGCGCTACGGCCTGGACACGACCGGCGCGAACGTGGCCAACGCCAACACCCCCGGCTACTCCCGCCAGCGGGTCAACCTGGAGGCCACCAACCCGACCTCGACCGGCACCGCGCTGTTCTCGCGCTGGGACGGCCCGGGGACCGGCGTCCAGGCCACCGACGTCCAGCGCGTGTCCGACGAGCTCGTCACCGCCCGGGTCCGCCAGGAGCGCTCGACCGCGGAGTTCATGTCGGTGGACAAGGCCGCCTGGGCCCGCCTCGAGGTCGCCCTCGGCGAGCCCGGCGACACCGGCCTCGCCGACCGGCTGTCCAAGCTGTGGAAGTCCTTCCAGGACCTCACCAACAACCCGGAGTCCACCGCGGCCCGCACCCAGGTCGTCCAGGCCGGTGCCGGCGTCACCGACACCCTCGGCCAGGTCGCCACCGGCGTCGCCCAGGCGTGGACCGACTCCCGCGCGGGCCTCGACCTGCTCGTCCAGGAGGTCAACGGCACGGCCGCCGCCGTCGCCGACCTCAACCGCACCATCCGCGACGCCTCCGCCTCCGGTGCGGCCCCCAACGAGCTGCTCGACCAGCGCGACCTGCTCGTCCAGCGCCTGTCCGAGCTCACCGGCGGCACCGTCCGCACCGGCGAGCAGGGCACGCTCGACGTCTTCGTCGGCGGCACCGCCGTCGTCCGCGGCGAGCGCGCCACCGCGCTCGGCGTCGCCCCGACGTCGGCCGGCACGGTCGCCGGCGTCCAGGCCGGCGGCACCGTCGGCCTCACCGGCGAGGGCGGCACGGGCATCGACGTCCCCGGCGGGAAGATCGGCGCGACGCTGGTCGCCCTGCGGTCCACCTGGCCCGGCGTCATGGCCTCCCTCGACGCCACCGCCGCCGACCTGGCGGGCCGGGTCAACACCGTGCACGCCGCCGGCAAGGGCCTGGACGGGGTGTCCGGCCGCGACTTCTTCACCGGCACCACCGCCATGGGGCTCGCCGTGGCGCTCACCGACCCGGCGCACGTCGCCGCGGCCCGCACCACCGCGGGCGCGCTCGACGGCGGCCACGCCGACGCCCTCGCCGGCATCGGCCGCGGCCCCGCCTCCCCCGACGCCGGCTGGCGGGCCTTCGTGTCCGACGTCGGCGCGCAGTCCCAGGCCGCGACGCGGCGCTCAGGAGCCCAGGCCGTCGTGGTCAGCGACGTCATGGCCGCCCGCGAGGCGGTCTCCGGGGTCGACATCGACGAGGAGCTCACCAACATGGTCATGTTCCAGCGGGCCTACGAGGGCGCGGCGCGCATGCTCACCGCCGTCGACCAGGCCCTGGACACCCTCATCAACCGCACCGGTCTGGTGGGTCGCTGA
- the flgL gene encoding flagellar hook-associated protein FlgL gives MFRITQRSMADTTYANLQSSLGRSQQLQAQLSSGKQVGRPSDSPIGASDIMQLRGERAATDQYVRNAENGLSWLTSSDSALQQSSEALRRARELTVQGGSTSLSQAGRDAIALELVGIRDSLVELANTQYLGRPVFGGTTAGPVAFAPDGSYVGDGGSVERRVGADSSVRVDVDGAAAFGTGATSVFATLDAVVADLRAGSPSGPHLGRIDASAERISGMLSDVGARTNRIDALKLKADDTAITLRSAQSQIEDIDLPKAILELQMQTVAYQAALGATGKVLQPTLLDFLR, from the coding sequence ATGTTCCGGATCACGCAGCGGTCCATGGCCGACACGACGTACGCGAACCTGCAGAGCTCGCTCGGCCGCTCGCAGCAGCTGCAGGCGCAGCTGTCCAGCGGCAAGCAGGTCGGCCGGCCGTCGGACTCCCCCATCGGCGCCAGCGACATCATGCAGCTGCGCGGCGAGCGCGCCGCCACCGACCAGTACGTCCGCAACGCCGAGAACGGGCTGTCGTGGCTCACGAGCTCCGACAGCGCGCTGCAGCAGTCCTCGGAGGCGCTGCGCCGGGCGCGCGAGCTCACGGTGCAGGGCGGGAGCACCAGCCTGAGCCAGGCCGGCCGCGACGCCATCGCCCTGGAGCTCGTCGGCATCCGCGACAGCCTCGTCGAGCTCGCCAACACCCAGTACCTCGGCAGGCCGGTGTTCGGCGGCACCACCGCCGGCCCCGTGGCCTTCGCCCCGGACGGCAGCTACGTCGGCGACGGCGGCAGCGTCGAGCGCCGGGTCGGCGCGGACTCCAGCGTCCGGGTCGACGTGGACGGCGCCGCGGCGTTCGGCACGGGTGCGACCAGCGTGTTCGCCACGCTCGACGCCGTGGTCGCCGACCTGCGGGCCGGCAGCCCGTCCGGGCCGCACCTGGGGCGCATCGACGCCTCGGCCGAGCGGATCAGCGGGATGCTGTCCGACGTCGGTGCCCGCACCAACCGCATCGACGCCCTCAAGCTCAAGGCGGACGACACGGCGATCACGCTGCGCTCGGCGCAGTCGCAGATCGAGGACATCGACCTGCCCAAGGCGATCCTCGAGCTGCAGATGCAGACGGTGGCCTACCAGGCCGCCCTCGGCGCGACCGGAAAGGTCCTGCAGCCGACGCTGCTGGACTTCCTGCGATGA
- the fliW gene encoding flagellar assembly protein FliW — MSVMTEETTLTGGRAVQLVHPLPGLPGVTRYRLRGLDEAGVLFTLDSEEGEAVEVSLLLAAPWAFFPDYAPVLSDEDVDLLGLSRAEDALLFVVLTAGETAAGSTANLLAPVVVNQVDDRAVQVLLTGTELPVRAPLAAAA; from the coding sequence ATGAGCGTGATGACCGAGGAGACCACCCTGACCGGTGGCCGGGCCGTGCAGCTGGTCCACCCCCTGCCGGGGCTGCCGGGCGTGACCCGCTACCGGCTGCGCGGCCTCGACGAGGCCGGCGTGCTGTTCACCCTGGACAGCGAGGAGGGCGAGGCCGTCGAGGTGTCGCTCCTGCTCGCCGCGCCGTGGGCGTTCTTCCCGGACTACGCGCCGGTGCTGTCCGACGAGGACGTCGACCTGCTCGGGCTGTCCCGGGCCGAGGACGCCCTGCTGTTCGTCGTCCTCACCGCGGGCGAGACCGCGGCCGGGTCCACCGCCAACCTGCTCGCGCCCGTCGTGGTCAACCAGGTCGACGACCGCGCGGTCCAGGTGCTGCTCACCGGCACCGAGCTGCCCGTCCGCGCCCCGCTGGCCGCCGCGGCCTGA
- a CDS encoding SIS domain-containing protein, which translates to MTGVAAPETHMAREIAEQPAAVAATLEALLPLREDLRRLFAGRRHVLFAARGSSDNAAVYGRYLLGAHAGVRGSMAAPSLATHYGPDGRGAALDLDDTVVVSVSQSGATEEIVATQRWAARRGAATVAVANVPGSPLLRTADLPMQTAAGPELAVPATKSYLSQLAAMVVLGTALAPDPTALDADVARVADEIDRLVATQAGVDEAAAALSASRHPLVSGRGLAMGTALEVALKLEETCLRPVRGLSYADLRHGPIAVVDDDVLAVLVSAADGPLVSPMAELAAELHGRGARTVGVGGDAAFAAQVDVAVEGPDLPETLAPLGLVVPMQLAIERAARVLGLDPDAPRGLRKVTRTDIG; encoded by the coding sequence TGCCGCGGTCGCCGCCACGCTCGAGGCGCTGCTGCCGCTGCGCGAGGACCTGCGCCGCCTCTTCGCGGGACGCCGCCACGTGCTCTTCGCCGCCCGGGGCTCCAGCGACAACGCCGCGGTCTACGGCCGCTACCTGCTCGGCGCGCACGCCGGCGTCCGCGGGTCGATGGCCGCGCCCAGCCTGGCCACCCACTACGGGCCCGACGGCAGGGGCGCCGCGCTCGACCTGGACGACACCGTCGTGGTGAGCGTCTCCCAGTCCGGGGCGACCGAGGAGATCGTCGCCACCCAGCGCTGGGCGGCGCGACGCGGTGCCGCGACCGTGGCGGTCGCCAACGTCCCGGGCTCGCCGCTGCTGCGCACCGCGGACCTGCCGATGCAGACCGCCGCCGGCCCGGAGCTCGCCGTCCCGGCCACCAAGTCGTACCTGTCGCAGCTGGCCGCGATGGTCGTGCTCGGGACCGCGCTGGCGCCGGACCCCACCGCGCTGGACGCCGACGTGGCGCGGGTCGCCGACGAGATCGACCGGCTCGTGGCCACCCAGGCGGGGGTCGACGAGGCCGCCGCCGCGCTCAGCGCGTCACGGCACCCGCTGGTCAGCGGCCGCGGCCTGGCGATGGGCACCGCGCTCGAGGTCGCCCTCAAGCTCGAGGAGACCTGCCTGCGCCCGGTGCGCGGGCTGTCCTACGCGGACCTGCGCCACGGCCCGATCGCCGTGGTCGACGACGACGTGCTCGCGGTGCTCGTGTCCGCCGCGGACGGCCCGCTCGTGTCGCCGATGGCCGAGCTCGCCGCGGAGCTGCACGGCCGTGGCGCGCGGACGGTGGGGGTCGGGGGCGACGCGGCGTTCGCCGCTCAGGTCGACGTGGCCGTCGAGGGGCCGGACCTGCCGGAGACGCTGGCGCCGCTCGGGCTCGTGGTGCCGATGCAGCTGGCGATCGAGCGGGCCGCCCGCGTGCTCGGCCTGGACCCCGATGCCCCGCGCGGCCTGCGCAAGGTCACACGCACCGACATCGGCTGA